One genomic region from Candidatus Latescibacter sp. encodes:
- a CDS encoding RluA family pseudouridine synthase has product MSNSHADEPLAVLYEDNHLLVVDKSAGVLTQSDKSGEDSLLEMCRRYVRKRYNKQGNVFIGMVHRLDRPVSGAIVFARTTKAASRLSAQIRIGGMEKTYRAVVEGRLEGEGVLEDYLVREGDKTLKAAASAPEAQRAILRYRSISATPKKTLVEIDLITGRKHQIRAQFSHIGHPVLGDRKYGSGIDLGKDRIALMSFSLTFKHPTLEEILSFTARVPDWWPWP; this is encoded by the coding sequence TTGTCAAACTCCCATGCCGATGAACCGCTCGCCGTGCTCTATGAAGACAACCATCTGCTGGTGGTTGACAAGTCGGCGGGCGTGCTCACCCAGTCCGACAAAAGCGGTGAGGACAGCCTCCTGGAGATGTGCCGAAGATATGTCCGCAAGCGGTATAATAAACAGGGAAATGTATTCATCGGGATGGTGCACCGGCTGGACCGTCCGGTAAGCGGAGCGATCGTGTTCGCCCGAACCACCAAAGCGGCGTCGCGGCTCTCCGCACAAATCCGCATTGGCGGGATGGAAAAAACCTATCGCGCAGTGGTGGAAGGTCGTTTAGAAGGGGAAGGCGTCCTGGAGGACTACCTCGTGCGTGAAGGAGATAAAACCCTGAAAGCCGCAGCGTCCGCACCCGAAGCGCAGAGGGCGATTCTCCGCTATCGTTCAATTTCCGCCACACCAAAAAAAACTCTGGTGGAGATTGACCTTATAACCGGCCGTAAGCACCAGATTCGCGCCCAGTTCAGCCATATCGGCCATCCGGTTCTTGGGGACCGTAAGTACGGTTCCGGAATCGATCTGGGAAAAGACAGAATTGCGCTCATGAGCTTCTCGCTCACCTTCAAACATCCCACCCTTGAGGAGATTTTGTCTTTCACCGCCCGTGTACCGGATTGGTGGCCCTGGCCGTGA